The Catenulispora sp. MAP5-51 nucleotide sequence GGGTTTCCCCCAGGCGCCCCAGGGGTGCATGCCGACGCCGGCCACGGCGACGGAGTCGGTGCGGCTCATGCCTGTGCCTCCCCGGTGTATGCCTCATAGTTCGGGGCGGGTCGAAAATTCCAGACCCTTTCCTCAACGCCCGCAGAGGAACGGAGGGTTCCGGGGGTCAGTTCCATGGTCATTCCGACCTGGAGCGCCCCGGTGGGGACGCCCGGGGCGACCTGTCCGAGCACGATCATGCGTTCGGCGGCCAGTTCGACGGCGGCCAGCGCGTAGGGCTCGAACTCGGTGCCGGGGGGCCGCGGGTAGGGCGGCGGGGGAGCGTACCGGGCGTCGGTGTACGACCAGAGGGTCCCGGTGGTGGACAGCGGTTCCGGGCTCTGTTCCAGACCCTCGCAGCCGGGGTCGGGGCAGCCGGGGACGGTCCGCGGGGGGAAGCTCAGGGCGCCGCACGCGGTGCAGCGGCCGGCCAGCAGGGCGAAGCCGTCCGGACCCTCGCGGAACCATCCTTCGGTTCCCGGAGCGGCCGGTATGCCGTCAGTCATGGATCTGACGGTATATCAGATTGGCCGCTCCGGGAACGCCGGCCCGCGGTGGATCAGTGATCAGTACGGAACCCGGCGCCGTCCACAGTGAAAGAGACGGTGGGGTGGCGCCGGTGAAGAGAAGGTGGCGTTCTCGCGGTGTGCGTCAGTCGTCGGCGCGACGACGGCTTCCGCGCTGGTCGTCGAGCCGGCCGAGCACGCCCGGCAGACGCTCCAGCAGCCCGACGAGCTGGTCGAACTCCTCGTCGGTGTACGAGCGGCGCAGCGAGCGGTCCAGGGCCCGCACCCGGCGCTTGGCGGCCTCGTAGGCCTCCTTGCCGCGTGCGGTGACCTCCGCGTCGATGACGCGGCCGGCCCCACGGCCGAACTCGCGGGTGATGTAGCCCTTGCGCTCCAGCGCGGCCACCAGCCCGACCATGGCCTGCGGCGTCACCGAGACCGAGCGGGCCAGCGTCGCCGAGGAGGCGCGGCGCAGGTGGACCAGTGCCTGCAGGACGCCGTACTGGGCCTCGGTGAGGTCGAGTTCGGCGAGCAGGCGTGTCA carries:
- a CDS encoding MarR family winged helix-turn-helix transcriptional regulator, which produces MSEHTSVHTAEHEDEDEQELVPATGGSLAGRGHRPVRYRPSTGYLPWLLTMCDRELARHMTRLLAELDLTEAQYGVLQALVHLRRASSATLARSVSVTPQAMVGLVAALERKGYITREFGRGAGRVIDAEVTARGKEAYEAAKRRVRALDRSLRRSYTDEEFDQLVGLLERLPGVLGRLDDQRGSRRRADD
- a CDS encoding Zn-ribbon domain-containing OB-fold protein; translated protein: MTDGIPAAPGTEGWFREGPDGFALLAGRCTACGALSFPPRTVPGCPDPGCEGLEQSPEPLSTTGTLWSYTDARYAPPPPYPRPPGTEFEPYALAAVELAAERMIVLGQVAPGVPTGALQVGMTMELTPGTLRSSAGVEERVWNFRPAPNYEAYTGEAQA